From a region of the Castanea sativa cultivar Marrone di Chiusa Pesio chromosome 10, ASM4071231v1 genome:
- the LOC142613464 gene encoding uncharacterized protein LOC142613464 has product MALALGNDPFMFICDAALLGFVEGPPFTLQRLCEILLEARTTYPNLSKLGLALEKNLLVTSMLSKSIDQYPQSTVQKPDEPEKASEELEAHPNSVQNGVEPMVGDGDEVMTDVEADIDDDMTIDMEAFEEIVGSLEKKSEPTANS; this is encoded by the exons ATGGCATTGGCATTGGGTAATGACCCTTTTATGTTTATCTGTGATGCAGCTCTTCTTGGCTTTGTTGAAGGTCCTCCGTTTACCCTGCAGCGGCTCTGTGAG ATCCTATTGGAAGCACGAACTACTTATCCTAATCTTTCAAAGCTTGGTTTAGCTCTTGAAAAG AATTTGTTGGTGACGTCTATGCTAAGCAAATCTATTGATCAATATCCACAATCAACTGTGCAAAAGCCAGATGAACCAGAGAAAGCAAGCGAAGAACTTGAGGCTCACCCCAATTCGGTACAAAATGGGGTCGAACCTATGGTAGGAGATGGAGATGAAGTAATGACAGATGTAGAGGCTGATATAGATGATGATATGACCATTGACATGGAAGCTTTTGAAGAAATAGTTGgatcattagaaaaaaaatccgAACCAACTGCAAATTCTTAG